The Culex quinquefasciatus strain JHB chromosome 2, VPISU_Cqui_1.0_pri_paternal, whole genome shotgun sequence genome contains the following window.
tgagtcagtacgagcaacacgctagaacacgctttgagtgttcgtgccagacatgcacaccttcttttccggttacgcattttaactcggccgggggtggtacattaagtagggtttgatgtaagtataaacgccttaccatttatagtgtgcctatcaactttcattaaagcaaaaactgttttatttttattttgaattcaaaaacttattgttatttactgtgtattgttttctcctgaaatcttccctattgttgagtcgtgtttatctgttgctatttcttttgtcacggtgttttgttacaatatttgggtcctaagcattttaaaaaagtttttcaaaagtacaacagtaatatttgtgttaatcctttaatcattccataaattgagtaagggctcgaacctcacttgcttaagaaaaaggggaagtttcaaaacaatggacagtgaaggaaatatactatgtaaagaatcaataataaaagaaagatagtaatttatgaagtagataaagaaattaccaatagggagcggtcgtggctgaatggttacgatgttcgctttataagcgaatggttctgggttcgatacccatctgctcccaacgagttctggactcattaaatttggaattgatgaaaaaacttcaagctcacggcggggttcgatcccctgtccttaggattggtaagcaaaatgctttccacttaaccgtggagcattggtagcttgaggaggaatCAGACTgctatagttgaatccaagaatcgcattgaatgcaagtttgaacatcagaactcaaacaagattgcatgcaagatttgcaagcgcagttgaaattgaatctaaaaatatacGCCTGGacgactgatagaattcatccaataagagatgagaagaattgaaagcattcccattagaaatgagaacacacgaagaattcgaacaacaatgcaagCGGTCGTTACCattcgcctagggtggctcctcagaccattcaccttcccaaaaaccgtccaactccaagcgaaacttacttgaggataccgtggagattttcccttaatactcttaaaaaagtggagcatcaacacttcccgtcttccaattccctttccttgtccctggtgcgcggtggagatgggagcggccggcaatggacggctgccatggtggtgagaatctggttcaggtggaattggttctattcccaattatcgattcctaggcaacttgggcttagacaatcatcacatcacatggcgaaaatccagtctgcaatccgctaaaatcaccgtctcctagcgaagcgaagcgaagcgaagcgaagtagataaagaaattaccAATACTTAATAAATTGAGGTAAcgaacaagcttagattgtattgagggcaacttacagggaagatgagaaattattcaaatagataaataaagaaaggcacaaaattgacatcgctgccataTTAAGGGAAAgaagacagtttgttacagcagcatcaattggtaaaatagagtgaaaaagcgttgagaaataagagaatcaaataagtaaaatcgaaatcaaatggaggatagtaaacagaagccgtatTAGAAAATCAGtatcgcgcccctttcttctatctgtctctactctgaccctcgctggtcaaaggtttacgagtcgtttccacaggccaccagctaggttacaccttgtcatcatgatgactaaaccaagccaacgtggaggtaagaaaataggacacttgcaaggaaccagagccatgctgttttgtccaaacagcactacggatgtagttgggctccatccgggatgttcctcgcctgggtgtcaaccgacgagtatcatcagtatcatgcacccttgaCCTGCAGGTAAGGAGTTCAAGGATGCCATCAAATTTACATTGGAAGGTCAGCTTCCAGTTTTTCTCTCCCCTTTTAGTTCGTGTGATCACTCACTGCAgaattactgcagaattctgtACGAGTCGTGCGAAAACTTGAAGACAACGATCTCGATGGGTCGACACGCTCATAGGAACCCGAAtctttcaaaacttcttcacttTCAACGCAGCCTCGATCGCATCACCCTCGCATTCAAAGTCGTATCTATTATAttagtttgatgctcgattaaagctccaaaaatactatttaggctataaacttaccagcaacagtaccgcctcgagtaagcacgcaaatgtatgttacttactggccaaaaagatcaaatttaatgcacttttgatcataatttctattttgcgagaccatttctcatgaTTTTGTTGACACACACGCGAgaaaccctcaaacgcttaatgaatatcgccaaaattaacttttcactttcgcttactttttcgaggcgctttcgatacaaaactgcccccaactttcggcaacatgttcttttgcacattagttagtcactcgcttgaaaaataatccagaAACATGTAAAtgattagcaagcgccatcaaaaaaacaaacgcgcaaggtcttttgatgtttgacttttgactacccattctaatcgaaggctgaagaaaaccgagcgagaagcgatggcaaataaagaacaaagggtggctacCAACACCAcctgcagcgcctgttggagccagtgatgccaggaaattttttctatacttttcgtgagtgttcgcttaaaatttcatcaattttggcagcactaagcagacccaaaagagcgctggaagtaaaaaaagtaagctgaaaatataaaaatgggcgttgcccaatgcattctcgtttgattagaatacattttggaaatatttttttcaattgcttgtaaaaggaatagaataacttttaggaaaagtgaaaataaacagaaatgttcacaaaaagttgctctactcgttggtgtacttggttttagtaaatttcaaggaacactacagattatccagcatcattctaacacgaccgcttattaggctgaAAAAAGGTATAGCTTCAaatattaaatgatttttttattaaaagagTGAATAAAGGTGTAATAAATTAATCTTTATTGTGTAACTAATAGCAACGATAATTAACCCTCATTGTGTCCATCTTTCGCAACTGAAACGTAATTAGCACTAATCAGGACTAcgactgataaaaaaaaaactttcgcgTCAAAAAGGGTCACCATAATTGGCAAACTTTTACAATTACTTTCGCGCACGTTCTCCGCCAACATCCGGACAACCGATTCAAATCACCTCACTGTGTTCGTTAATTAGACCTCGTTTGTGGTCGCAATTTCGTTGAACGGGTACACCTTGGTCGTGGGACAGAACAAATCGCCAAAAACtccactgcaaaaaaaaagatgagaaaaagaaatttaaattacaaaaaaaaaaatcgaattcccTCCccctggcaaaaaaaaaacttttgattgaCTTACGCCTGCACGTCGCTAAGGTAGCCCATCCGGAACGTGGGCGGCCAATCGGCGGCGGCCCGGAACGAGAAGCACTCCGGTCGCTTTGCGGTGGCCCGGAACTCGTTCCGGAAGGCACTGTTGTAAAAGTACGGACACAGCCCGTGGTTGCCCTTCGGGAAGGGTCCGGCCGCCAGCTGGCTGCGGCCACAGTTGCCCATCATCCAGTTCTGGTGGCAGTCGCGTCGGAACGTGCCGAATTCGGCACTCGTGTGGATGCACTGGACGTTGCGGGCCGCCAGGCGGGGGTTCAGCACCGAGAACGTTCCGTCCGAGTCGAAGCCGGGCCCGGCGGGTTCGCACACTGTGGGTTTTGGAATAGGAATTAACgattgtttaatattttttcgtttttcgagtgattttatagcctttccttagtaaggtgaggaaggcaaataccggtgcacttaatcaaaatttcacaaaaaaaaatttcaattccacattaaatttttcatcaaaaggagatttttgaaaacatagaatTTCATCCTTGTTTCGAAACTAttcacgaaaaaaattttttgctcaaaaaacaaaaaagaaataagTTGGACAAAGACTTTAAAAAAGGATAacaatattataaaaataaataagaacaAAGTTTAACAAAATCGCTTTATTTAGGAAAAACTGAATCAAAGATTCGGAATTATTTATCCTTATTTGTTAAGAAAACTTCGACTGAAGCACAGCTTTTCGATAACAAACAAATACTTAGGGGATTCGTCActagcagaaggttcagggatcaaatcccggtcggtaccttttaCTTTTGGGGCAAGAACTGTCAATGATGGtgctgaattcagggtccagaagttgtaaattgaaatgaaaaaaataatcactatatgAGAATGCATCTACAAACATtacaaagaaaaccatttttgataGAAAAATCCTGAATCAAGATTGGAATGTTTTTCTAAggcaaacatggccgccaaatggccgatcggtaatgatgcctttcagagccttaaacatagaaatttgaactttgaatatcaACAAAAACGTATggcaaaaatcgaacaaatgtatgaaaaatccaattttcttaCGATTTTGTCTGCAGAGTGCGCTGCTTCCATCcaaatagggtacgttatccattagtggaccctctgaagggtttttgatgaaaaattcaataaaatcacaatttcaagcgtgttgttgcctacaaatcttttatttggcatgttcagcatcatttaaatccatgttgactgatattgaattgtcctttgtaccaaaataagtgttttgagtttgacatctgaaatcagccatggccactagcattttcacaacaaaactgcatttatattttatgattgagaTAACTATTAAATCACTTTTTGACTTatcatttaacttcagcaagtcgaaataatgcaagtttaaggaactttaataaaataaagcgaagaactgatcattttcgagcaaaaattaggggggtccaatataggaccaCGAAaacccaaacttttccaaaagtggacccctgttatgataccttaaaaaatgaagaaaactgtgtatttaagcaaaagtttttcttaaacatacaataaatgcttgttgttatcaacctaaacgcatattttttcaattatgagtattaatatagctgtttcatgttaaaagtaccaaaaatgctaaagccgtaaaaaaatataattgatgAAAACTATAGtaaattgtacttaactgaagcatcataattgcagtttgaaattatattttataataataaatcaagaacaaCACATGCGTGGTTTAtgagcaactgtaaacaaatctattgtttagtttcggtcaaacatttatgtaattaatatgaaaaaatgtgcaccaaaattacttttttttattattttatgtttacagtgatttttgaaacgttttctctgatctttttcggaaataaatgtttttaaatgtctgttaggttttttgttgtttaaagccaaatttgttaacaaaacatatttgtttatgatgaaaagtgagcaaaatccatcttttattcattataactATCATTatacctacaccatgcatcaaaacatcaaatatcggttaaatttgatataaaaataacagtttgccaatagtggacccgggtccacaatcagattatggacccgggtccactataggaaaagggggtccaaacaggcaaaaaaaacttttttttttcaaatggctatttttctgctcaaaaaaaataaactgataaaacaaatagtcaaaattgttcaaaagacttcaattttcattgttttgtacaaagggttatgaaaaagtgcttaaaatattgaaaatttgtgaaaaatgagcaattctctgagttttcggtcattcgattttttttgtattttttaatccggctgaaacttttttggtgccttcggtatgcccaaagaagccaatttgcatcattagtttgtccatataattttccatacaaatttggcagctgtccatacaaaaatgatatgtgaaaattcaaaaatctgtatcttttgaaggaattttttgatcgagttggtgtcttcgacaaagttgtaggtatggatatggactacactgaaaaaaaatgatacacggtaaaaacaattttggtgattttttatttaactttttgtcactaaaacttgatttgcaaaaaaacactatttttatttttttttattttttgatatgttttagaggacataaaatgccaacttttcagaaatttccggaatgggcaaaaaatctttgaccgagttatgattttttgaatcaatactgattttttcaaaaaatcgaaatatcggtcgcaaaaatttttcaacttaatttttcgatgtaaaatcgaatttgcaatcaatttttgataaagtgcaccgttttcaagatatagccatttttaggtaacttttttgaaaatagtcgcagttttccattttttaaaattagtgcccatgtttgcccacctttgaaaaaaatatttttgaaaagctgagaaaattctctatatttagctttattgaactttgttgatgcgacccatagttgctgagatattgctatgcaaaggctaaaaaacaggaaaattgatgttttctaagtctcaaccaaacaacccaccattttctaatgtcgatatctcagcaactataggtccgatttacaatgttaaaacatgaaacattcgtgaaattttcagatcttttcgaaaaaaaatattttcaaaaattcaaaatcaagactaacattttaaacgggccaaacattcaatattacgcccatttgaaatgttagtcttgattttaaatttttgaaaatattttttttcgaagagatcggaaaattttacgaatgttttatgttttaacattgtaaatcggacctatagttgctgagatatcgacaatagaaaatgttgggttgtttgggtgagacttagaaaacatcaattttcctgttttttagcctttgcatagcatttatctcagcaactatggatcgcatcaacaaagttcaataaagccaaatatagagaattttctcagcttttcaaaaatatgtttttcaaaggtgggcaaacatgggcactaattttaaaaaatgaaaaactgcgacaattttcaaaaaagttacctaaaaatggctataacttgaaaacggtgcactttatcaaaaattcactaaagtactttttgattgcaaattcgattttacatcgaaaaatgaagttgaaaaatttttgcgaccgatatttcgattttttgaaaaaatcagtattgattcaaaaaatcataactcggtcaaagatttttttcccattctggaaatttctgaaaagttgtcattttatgtcctctaaaacatatcaaaaaataaaaaaaattaaaaatagtgtttttttgcaaatcaagttttagtgacaaaaagttcaataaaaaatcaccaaattttttttaccatgtagcattttttttcagtgtagtccatatccatacctacaactttgccgaagacaccaactcgatcaaaaaattccttcaaaagatacatatttttgaattttcacatatcatttttgtatgaccagctgccaaatttgtatggaaaattatatgaacaaactaatgatgcaaaatggcttctttgggcataccgaaggcaccaaaaaagtttcagccggattaaaaaatacaaaaattaaaattaaagaaaaaagaccgattccgtagagaactgctcaaatgtgcttcggctctactagggggtccactaatggttaaaataccctacactcaaaagtgaaatttttatttgaaattgaatgctctacaactttgtcgaactgTGCAGCTGTAAAACTAGATctagaaaagttattagcgatttaaaaaatcctttttgtatgaaaaacacggcgtgttttctagaacaaacatttcaagaaaaaatagtcatcattactgtcaaatgtgtcttataggaaattttctcagcttttcaatgcttctaagagcgggaaatttctgagatatctattttttaagttttttgttctaaattcctttattatttattgtaaacTTTGTAATAACTATTCTGggaacttgtcaaatgatgtttttcatgtgtcatttactgatcaaaatgtgcaaaataaggcaagaaacaactttgcagaaggttgcaaatcgctaaatatttttaaaattaagtttaaccgagtttttgaatatatgagaTTTATTCAGgtatgaaaatcataaaacagtattaaaaaatatttttttacaataattaaaagataataacataatttttgtgTACGAATATCACGTTTCTGCTCGGATTTAGCTTGAAATAAGCTaattaaaccgatttttttgttgcaagTTTGAGATTAGTAAGGATATCactagatttttatgaaaaaaaaatcatatttccttaaccaaacaTTAATCAATTGCATCGATACAAAATATGTTATATACTCAAAATTGAACTAAAAATTACTGTGGCGAGCTTCAggagaaaaacttttcatgagtatgatatgatttttataatttttatgttgTATGAAATAATCAAGGAATCAGCAATATTATAGAAGTCTtatctcagctttttaaaacgttttaaaaatactttgatttttgttggaatggaagcctctgtttgattttttctgctaaataatatttcatttttgtttaaaccaaaaaatgtatgtggcagttttttcaacattcagagttaaaacacacaaattttactcctacatttaaatgcattttcaacagtaaaactttttttcgttatttcatacacatgagaatatgacttttgaaccttgcaacagtaatttgtagaacatatttgattttaaatcatcTTTTGGATCCATGTTCCCGGTTCATGTATGCTTTAAGAAGtatcatatttattcataaaaatctattaataaacttaacaatctcaaacctgcaaaAAATCGATTGTATCAGCTCAATAAGAGTACACAAAAATTGTGTATTTATCTTTTAAATcttgtaaataatatttttaagaaggttttatgattttcatttttgaataaatcccatatattcaaaaaatcgattaaaattaatttaaaaaaaatgtttagcgatttgcaaccttctCCAAAGATgcttcttgtcttattttgcacattttgatgggtaaatgacacatgaaaaacataatttgacaagtttccagaAAAGTTATTATAAAGTTTACAATAAATTATAAgggaatttagaacaaaaaacttaaaaaaatagatatctcagaaatttcccgatgaaacatttcgctcttagaagcattggaaagctgagaaaagctgtcctataagacacatttgacagtagcgatgactattttttctccttaaggttgcccagaaaacacgccgtgtaaaaatgatgaatgaaatttttcattaattttatgcTTGGGTATTAATGGGTTATTCTCACCAATTTCTCTCAAAATTGGCAAAGATGATTTAAATCacccaaaaatctttttattttttttctgtgcattctAATGCGCagtcattttagtaattttttgtgatgcaaaatcattaaaatattgaagttaTCAAAACGTTACATCTTCAAGTTACTCACCATCCAGTCTTCCCAGCTTCCCCAGCCCAAACCGTCTTCCAGCTTCGATGGCCGCCTGCGCTCCAAAGCTAAACCCGAACATGTGCCCACTGGCCGGATCAAATCCGCGCCCTTCCAGCTCCCGCAGCTTCCACGTCAGAGTGTCCACCACGCGGTAAAAGTGTGGCACCAACCCACCGAAGTAGTCCTCCGTCACGGCGTACTTGCTAAAGTCCATACAGATGACACATCCCCCGCGGTACTCGGTCAGGTTGGACAGCGTGTCCGGAATCCACTCCGTTCGGTTGCAACCCTCCTTCCAGCCGTGGACCACGATCGAGAATTTATCCTTGTCCGTACAGCCATCACCTTCCACGAAGAAAATGTGCTCGTCTGGAGATGCCGTAACTCTGTCaaaatttgaaggaaaaaacacacacaatttttcaCTTCACGCAACTTGAACTTTAAAAAGTAGCACAAACCGTTCACTGGAAGCAACGTGGACCGCGGCCAAAAGTCCAAAAAGGGCGCCAATTTGCACCACCCGTCTAACGAAGAACTGTCCCATATCTACTGCTCGGAATATGACCGTGTCGGATGACCAACTGCGCGACTATCAGCTGGCGAGTGGCCACCGCAGGCATCTTTATACGACTCGGATGCCGGTAGAACGTTCCGGTGGTTGAAACGCGCGTTAAGGGGTTACGAATTgcttgttcaaattttatttatttaactcgTTGTATGAACTTCTTTTATTCCATTTAATTTTTC
Protein-coding sequences here:
- the LOC6042352 gene encoding uncharacterized protein LOC6042352; this encodes MGQFFVRRVVQIGALFGLLAAVHVASSERVTASPDEHIFFVEGDGCTDKDKFSIVVHGWKEGCNRTEWIPDTLSNLTEYRGGCVICMDFSKYAVTEDYFGGLVPHFYRVVDTLTWKLRELEGRGFDPASGHMFGFSFGAQAAIEAGRRFGLGKLGRLDVCEPAGPGFDSDGTFSVLNPRLAARNVQCIHTSAEFGTFRRDCHQNWMMGNCGRSQLAAGPFPKGNHGLCPYFYNSAFRNEFRATAKRPECFSFRAAADWPPTFRMGYLSDVQAGVFGDLFCPTTKVYPFNEIATTNEV